A portion of the Nyctibius grandis isolate bNycGra1 chromosome 31, bNycGra1.pri, whole genome shotgun sequence genome contains these proteins:
- the CRLF1 gene encoding cytokine receptor-like factor 1 isoform X1, which yields MPPFLPLAALLLLCLSPLRAEPPAYPAVISPQDPTLLIGSSLVATCTVSPAFHLRAEDLYWTLNGRRLPAASYAALGPTTLSVALAHLNGSKQQSGDNLVCHSRDGGILAGSCLYVGLPPEKPVNITCWSKNMKDLTCKWAPGTEGETFLHTNYTLKYKLRWYGRDNTCQEYHTAGPYSCHIPKDLALFTPYEIWVEASNRLGVAVSDVVMLDILDVVTTDPPPDVHVSRVGDLEDQLSVRWSSPPALKDFLFQAKYQIQYRVEDSSEWKVVDDVGNQTSCRLAGLRPGTVYFVQVRCNPFGIYGSKKAGIWSDWSNPTAASTPRSERAAGGCDPKGGEQNTTLRRELKQFFGWVKKHAYGCSNLGIKLYDQWRVWLQKSHKTRNQVLPGDKL from the exons ATGCCGCCGTTCCTGCCGCTCGCcgccctgctcctgctctgcctgagCCCCCTCCGCGCCGAGCCCCCCGCCT ACCCCGCAGTGATCTCCCCCCAGGACCCCACGCTGCTGATCGGCTCCTCGCTGGTCGCCACGTGCACGGTCAGCCCGGCCTTCCACCTGAGGGCCGAGGACCTGTACTGGACGCTGAACGGCCGGCGCCTGCCCGCCGCCTCCTACGCCGCCCTCGGCCCCACCACGCTCAGCGTGGCCCTCGCCCACCTCAACGGCTCCAAGCAGCAGTCGGGGGACAACCTGGTGTGTCACAGCAGAGACGGCGGCATCTTGGCCGGCTCCTGCCTTTACGTTGGAC tgcccccagaaAAACCAGTCAACATCACTTGCTGGTCGAAAAACATGAAGGACCTCACCTGCAAGTGGGCGCCGGGGACGGAAGGGGAGACCTTCCTACACACCAACTACACCCTCAAGTACAAGCTCAG GTGGTACGGCCGCGACAACACGTGCCAGGAGTACCACACGGCCGGGCCCTACTCCTGCCACATCCCCAAGGACCTGGCCCTCTTCACGCCCTACGAGATCTGGGTGGAGGCGTCCAACCGGCTGGGGGTGGCCGTCTCCGACGTCGTCATGTTGGACATCCTCGACGTGG TCACCACGGACCCGCCGCCGGACGTGCACGTCAGCCGGGTGGGCGACCTGGAGGACCAGCTGAGCGTGCGCTGGAGCTCGCCGCCGGCTCTCAAGGATTTCCTCTTCCAAGCCAAGTACCAGATCCAGTACCGGGTGGAGGACAGCTCGGAGTGGAAG gtgGTGGACGATGTGGGCAACCAGACGTCGTGCCGCCTGGCCGGCCTCCGCCCCGGCACCGTCTACTTCGTCCAGGTGCGCTGTAATCCCTTCGGCATCTACGGCTCCAAAAAAGCCGGGATCTGGAGCGACTGGAGCAACCCCACGGCCGCCTCCACCCCGCGCAGCG AGCgagcggcggggggctgcgACCCCAAAGGCGGGGAGCAAAACACGACGCTGCGGCGGGAGCTGAAGCAGTTTTTCGGGTGGGTGAAGAAACACGCCTACGGCTGCTCCAACCTCGGCATCAAGCTCTACGACCAGTGGCGCGTGTGGCTGCAGAAATCGCACAAAACACGCAACCAG GTTCTTCCCGGCGATAAGTTGTAG
- the CRLF1 gene encoding cytokine receptor-like factor 1 isoform X2 has translation MPPFLPLAALLLLCLSPLRAEPPAYPAVISPQDPTLLIGSSLVATCTVSPAFHLRAEDLYWTLNGRRLPAASYAALGPTTLSVALAHLNGSKQQSGDNLVCHSRDGGILAGSCLYVGLPPEKPVNITCWSKNMKDLTCKWAPGTEGETFLHTNYTLKYKLRWYGRDNTCQEYHTAGPYSCHIPKDLALFTPYEIWVEASNRLGVAVSDVVMLDILDVVTTDPPPDVHVSRVGDLEDQLSVRWSSPPALKDFLFQAKYQIQYRVEDSSEWKVVDDVGNQTSCRLAGLRPGTVYFVQVRCNPFGIYGSKKAGIWSDWSNPTAASTPRSERAAGGCDPKGGEQNTTLRRELKQFFGWVKKHAYGCSNLGIKLYDQWRVWLQKSHKTRNQVGSSRR, from the exons ATGCCGCCGTTCCTGCCGCTCGCcgccctgctcctgctctgcctgagCCCCCTCCGCGCCGAGCCCCCCGCCT ACCCCGCAGTGATCTCCCCCCAGGACCCCACGCTGCTGATCGGCTCCTCGCTGGTCGCCACGTGCACGGTCAGCCCGGCCTTCCACCTGAGGGCCGAGGACCTGTACTGGACGCTGAACGGCCGGCGCCTGCCCGCCGCCTCCTACGCCGCCCTCGGCCCCACCACGCTCAGCGTGGCCCTCGCCCACCTCAACGGCTCCAAGCAGCAGTCGGGGGACAACCTGGTGTGTCACAGCAGAGACGGCGGCATCTTGGCCGGCTCCTGCCTTTACGTTGGAC tgcccccagaaAAACCAGTCAACATCACTTGCTGGTCGAAAAACATGAAGGACCTCACCTGCAAGTGGGCGCCGGGGACGGAAGGGGAGACCTTCCTACACACCAACTACACCCTCAAGTACAAGCTCAG GTGGTACGGCCGCGACAACACGTGCCAGGAGTACCACACGGCCGGGCCCTACTCCTGCCACATCCCCAAGGACCTGGCCCTCTTCACGCCCTACGAGATCTGGGTGGAGGCGTCCAACCGGCTGGGGGTGGCCGTCTCCGACGTCGTCATGTTGGACATCCTCGACGTGG TCACCACGGACCCGCCGCCGGACGTGCACGTCAGCCGGGTGGGCGACCTGGAGGACCAGCTGAGCGTGCGCTGGAGCTCGCCGCCGGCTCTCAAGGATTTCCTCTTCCAAGCCAAGTACCAGATCCAGTACCGGGTGGAGGACAGCTCGGAGTGGAAG gtgGTGGACGATGTGGGCAACCAGACGTCGTGCCGCCTGGCCGGCCTCCGCCCCGGCACCGTCTACTTCGTCCAGGTGCGCTGTAATCCCTTCGGCATCTACGGCTCCAAAAAAGCCGGGATCTGGAGCGACTGGAGCAACCCCACGGCCGCCTCCACCCCGCGCAGCG AGCgagcggcggggggctgcgACCCCAAAGGCGGGGAGCAAAACACGACGCTGCGGCGGGAGCTGAAGCAGTTTTTCGGGTGGGTGAAGAAACACGCCTACGGCTGCTCCAACCTCGGCATCAAGCTCTACGACCAGTGGCGCGTGTGGCTGCAGAAATCGCACAAAACACGCAACCAGGTAG GTTCTTCCCGGCGATAA
- the TMEM59L gene encoding transmembrane protein 59-like, whose protein sequence is MAASRPRALLALGLVLLATAAAAAATDPFSPQLGDTAGCRGQCGRSLPRQAAADAVLNACYRGCRLFSICHFVDASAEPNTTRVECEAACAEAYSNAEEQFGCVTGCRKQLPEVESRKEKSPELKELSFSMFDLVSTFCNDIVSSAQSFISSTWTFYLQADDGKVVVFQSQPEMEYPVPEVQETPPERPAQLGPGSSPRVPQPHTGPRAKGEKPPMQEPRGRAEVQHAEPPQPEHDFLGCMSKRSGLPRWILAACLFLSIMVMLWLSCASLVTAPEQHVKTQPLSINGDKEYLEDLDGPSAFPLPPVIAVTLCPAHGGEDAGPLPLKVNLDKTIL, encoded by the exons aTGGCGGCCAGCCGCCCCCGCGCCCTGCTCGCCCTCGGCCTGGTCCTGCTCGCCacagccgctgccgccgccgccaccgacCCTTTCTCGCCGCAGCTGGGGGATACGGCCGGGTGCCGCGGGCAGTGCGGCCGCAGCCTGCCGCGCCAAGCCGCCGCC gATGCTGTTCTCAACGCCTGTTACCGGGGCTGCCGGCTGTTCTCCATCTGTCACTTCGTGGACGCCAGCGCCGAGCCCAACACAACCAGGGTTGAGTGTGAAGCAG CATGCGCCGAAGCCTACAGCAACGCGGAGGAGCAGTTCGGCTGCGTCACGGGGTGCCGCAAGCAGCTGCCCGAGGtggagagcaggaaggagaag AGCCCGGAGCTGAAGGAACTGTCGTTCTCCATGTTCGATTTGGTCTCCACCTTCTGCAACGACATCGTCAGCTCTGCTCAGAGCTTCATCTCCTCCACCTGGACCTTCTACCTGCAGGCGGATGATGGCAAAGTCGTGGTGTTTCAG TCCCAGCCCGAGATGGAGTATCCGGTACCGGAGGTGCAGGAGACCCCACCGGAGCGGCCGGCGCAGCTGGGACCAGGGTCCagcccccgtgtcccccagccccacacag GCCCCCGGGCGAAGGGGGAGAAGCCCCCCATGCAGGAGCCACGGGGCAGAGCCGAGGTGCAGCACGCGGAGCCCCCGCAGCCGGAGCACGACTTCTTGGGCTGCATGTCCAA GCGCTCGGGCCTTCCTCGCTGGATCCTGGCCGcctgcctcttcctctccatCATGGTGATGCTGTGGCTGAGCTGCGCCAGTTTGGTGACCGCCCCCGAGCAGCACGTCAAGACCCAG CCTCTGAGCATCAACGGGGACAAGGAGTACTTGGAGGACCTGGACGGCCCCAGCGCCTTCCCCCTGCCACCCGTCATCGCCGTCACCCTGTGCCCCGCGCACGGTGGCGAGGACGCGGGGCCGCTGCCCCTCAAAGTCAACCTGGACAAGACCATCCTGTAG